A single genomic interval of Aedes aegypti strain LVP_AGWG chromosome 1, AaegL5.0 Primary Assembly, whole genome shotgun sequence harbors:
- the LOC5573535 gene encoding valacyclovir hydrolase codes for MQIFGVLPFRVLAKPLAGCVPGAVSTAAVRYRSTCPPIERTLQIGKHKINFVEAGSGEKGLILLPGALGTAWTDFKPQIEQLPALLPSHKIIAWDPPGYGKSRPPEKEFGLDFYERDAEAAFGLMEKMGFRGAISVVGWSDGGITGLIMAGRKPSHVEKLVIWGSNAYITPKEAAIYENIRDVSKWSARMREPMEKVYGVDGFPKVWSAWVDGMLGIYKQRSGDICKEVLGQIRAPTFILHGAKDPMIVPEHVPHLQGSIADTSLHVFDEGKHNIHLKYAADFNRLVSDFIKK; via the exons atgcaaattttcggAGTTCTCCCGTTTCGCGTTTTAGCCAAACCCCTTGCCGGATGTGTTCCGGGGGCAGTCTCGACCGCCGCCGTTCGCTACCGGAGTACGTGTCCCCCGATTGAGCGGACGCTGCAAATTGGTAAGCACAAAATCAACTTCGTTGAAGCCGGTTCCGGCGAAAAGGGGCTAATCCTCCTGCCGGGAGCCTTGGGCACGGCCTGGACGGATTTCAAACCCCAAATCGAGCAGCTGCCGGCACTGCTTCCGAGCCATAAGATCATCGCCTGGGATCCGCCTGGCTATGGGAAATCTCGTCCCCCCGAGAAGGAATTCGGTCTGGATTTCTACGAGAGGGATGCGGAGGCGGCCTTCGGCTTGATGGAGAAGATGGGCTTCCGGGGGGCGATTTCCGTTGTCGGATGGAGCGACGGTGGCATTACGGGATTGATCATGGCTGGACGGAAACCTTCGCATGTGGAGAAGCTGGTCATTTGGGGTTCCAATGCCTACATCACACCGAAGGAGGCGGCGATCTATGAGA ACATCAGAGACGTGAGCAAATGGTCGGCCAGGATGCGCGAACCGATGGAGAAGGTTTACGGAGTGGACGGCTTTCCGAAGGTTTGGTCGGCCTGGGTCGACGGAATGCTGGGAATCTACAAGCAGCGCAGTGGGGACATCTGCAAGGAAGTTTTGGGCCAGATTCGCGCGCCAACGTTTATCCTTCATGGTGCCAAAGATCCGATGATCGTACCGGAACATGTGCCCCATCTGCAGGGCTCCATAGCTGATACTTC GCTTCATGTGTTCGATGAAGGTAAGCACAATATCCACTTGAAGTATGCCGCGGACTTTAACAGGCTGGTGagtgattttatcaaaaagtga